One stretch of Arachis hypogaea cultivar Tifrunner chromosome 20, arahy.Tifrunner.gnm2.J5K5, whole genome shotgun sequence DNA includes these proteins:
- the LOC112783063 gene encoding protein TRANSPARENT TESTA GLABRA 1, giving the protein MDNSSQESQLRSDNSATYDSTYPLYAMALSSSSTSSNHQRIAVGSFIEEYTNRVDILSFNPETLTLRPNPSLSFDHPYPPTKLMFHPSTPSSLLRHSAVDLLATSGDYLRLWEVRESSVEALSLFNNSKTSEFCAPLTSFDWNDIDPKRIGTSSIDTTCTIWDIEKGVVETQLIAHDKEVYDIAWGEARVFASVSADGSVRIFDLRDKEHSTIIYESPQPDTPLLRLAWNKQDLRYMATILMDSNKVVILDIRSPTMPVAELERHRGSVSAIAWAPQSSRHICSAGDDAQALIWELPTVAGPNGIDPMSVYSAASEINQLQWSVAQPDWIAIAFANKMQLLRV; this is encoded by the coding sequence ATGGACAACTCTTCCCAAGAATCCCAGCTCCGATCCGATAACTCCGCTACCTATGACTCCACTTATCCTCTGTACGCCATGGCCCTCTCCtcctcttccacttcttccaacCACCAACGCATCGCCGTCGGAAGCTTCATCGAAGAATACACAAACCGCGTTGACATCCTCTCCTTCAACcccgaaaccctaaccctaaggCCCAACCCTTCTCTCTCCTTCGACCACCCTTACCCTCCCACAAAGCTCATGTTCCACCCCTCCACCCCTTCCTCCCTTCTCCGCCACTCCGCCGTCGACCTCCTCGCCACCTCCGGTGACTACCTCCGCCTCTGGGAGGTCCGCGAATCCTCCGTCGAGGCCCTTTCCCTCTTCAACAACAGCAAGACCAGCGAGTTTTGCGCCCCTCTCACCTCCTTCGATTGGAACGACATCGATCCCAAACGCATCGGAACCTCAAGCATCGACACCACCTGCACAATCTGGGACATCGAAAAGGGCGTCGTTGAAACGCAGCTCATTGCGCACGATAAAGAGGTTTACGACATTGCTTGGGGTGAAGCCCGTGTCTTCGCTTCGGTTTCCGCTGATGGATCTGTTCGAATCTTCGATTTGAGGGATAAGGAGCACTCCACAATCATCTACGAGAGCCCCCAGCCCGATACGCCATTGCTGCGTTTGGCGTGGAACAAGCAGGATTTGAGGTACATGGCGACCATCTTGATGGACAGTAATAAAGTTGTGATATTGGATATTAGGTCTCCGACGATGCCAGTGGCGGAGTTAGAGAGGCACCGTGGGAGTGTGAGTGCAATTGCTTGGGCTCCGCAGAGTTCTAGGCACATTTGTTCTGCTGGGGATGATGCTCAGGCTCTGATTTGGGAATTGCCTACTGTGGCTGGACCTAATGGGATTGATCCAATGTCTGTGTATTCTGCTGCTTCTGAGATTAATCAATTGCAGTGGTCCGTGGCGCAGCCCGATTGGATCGCCATTGCTTTTGCCAACAAGATGCAGCTTTTGAGGGTTTGA